The DNA sequence GACGCGCGGGCGCCCGGCGCAGGCGCTACGCTTCCGGCAGCGCCGCGCGCAGGCGCGCCAGGTCTTCCTCTCCCAGCGTTTCCTTTTCCAGCAACCGGGCCGCGGCCTGCTCCAGCAGGCCGCGCCGCGCATCGAGGATGGCCAGCGCATCCGCGTAGGCCTTTGCCACGATCTCGCGTACCGCGCAGTCGATTTCGCGCGCAGTCTGCTCCGAGTAATTGCGTCCGCGCCGCTCGATCTGCTCCACGCCGAGCAGGGCGTGGCGTTCTTCCTCGTAGGCGAGATTGCCGAGCTGTTCATCCATGCCGTAGCGCGTGACCATGCTGCGCGCGATGTCGGCGACCTTGACCAGGTCGTCGGCCGCGCCGGTCGACAGGTGGCCGAACACGATCTGCTCGGCGGCGCGCCCGCCCAGCAGCACGGCCATCTTGCGCTCCAGTTCCTGGCGCGTCATCAGGAAGCGGTCTTCGATCGGGCGCTGCAGCGTGTAGCCGAGCGCGCCCACGCCGCGCGGGATGATCGACACCTTGTGCACCGGGTCGGTGCCGGGCAGCGACAGCGCCACCAGCGCATGGCCCATCTCGTGGTGCGCGACGATGTTGCGCTCCTGCGGATTGAGCAGGCGGTTCTTCTTTTCCAGGCCGGCGACGATGCGCTCGATGGCGCCGTTGAAGTCGTCCATGGTGACAGCGTCGCGCCCGCGCCGCGTGGCCAAAAGCGCCGCTTCGTTGACCAGGTTGGCGATGTCGGCGCCGGAAAAGCCGGGCGTCAGCGCGGCGATCTTTTCCCGGTCCACGTCCGGGCCGGTCTTGATTTTGCGGATATGCACGTTCAGGATCGCCAGCCGCCCCGGCTTGTCCGGACGGTCCACCAGGATCTGGCGGTCGAAGCGGCCGGCGCGCAGCAATGCCGGGTCGAGGATTTCCGGGCGGTTGGTGGCCGCCAGCAGCACCAGGCCGGAAGTCGGGTCGAAGCCGTCGAGCTCGGCCAGCAGCTGGTTCAGGGTTTGCTCCTTTTCGTCGTGGCCCCCCACGCCGTAGGAATTGCGCGCGCGCCCGAGCGCGTCGAGCTCGTCGATGAAGATGATGGCGGGCGCCTTCTGGCGCGCCTGTTCGAACAGGTCGCGCACGCGCGCCGCGCCCACGCCGACGAACATCTCGACGAATTCCGAGCCGGAAATCGAAAAGAACGGCACGCCCGCCTCGCCCGCCACCGCGCGCGCCAGCATGGTCTTGCCGGTGCCGGGCGGCCCCACCAGCAGCACGCCCTTGGGAATGCGCGCGCCCAGGCGACCGTAGCGCTGCGGATCCCTCAGGAAATGGACCACTTCGTGCAGCTCTTCCTTGGCTTCGTCGACGCCGGCGACGTCGTCGAAGCTGGTGCGCACATCGGTTTCGACGTAAATCTTGGCCTTGCTCTTGCCGATGGATAGCAAGCCGCCGCCAAACCCATTCTTTTCAGCCATCCTGCGGATGATCAGCATCCACAGCCCGAAAAAGATCGCCACCGGCACCACCCAGCCGAGCACGTCGCGCAGCAGGGTGTTGGGGATCACGCCGGCAAACTTGACGTTGTACTGCGCCAGGTCGTGCGCCAGGTCGGTTTCGACCCTGGTCGTGACGAATTCCGTGGGCCCGCCCGTCTTCAAGGGCCGGCGCAGGGTGCCGCGGATGACATTGGGATCGATCGCGATTTCGTCGACATTCCCGGCCTTCAATTCCTGGATGAACTGGCTGTAGGGCAGCGGCTCGACCTCGCGCGTCATCAGCCATACGTCGCGTAGCATCAAGACGCCGAGCAGGGCGAAGGCGAGGTACCAGAGGTTGAGTTTGGTCTGACTTTCCATGACGGCTCCTGGGCGGCGGGTGTGGCGTTCAAGATCTTCCCCAGTATCCCATTGCCCGCGATGCAAATCCTTGATGCGGCTGCATCCCTGCGGGAATGATTTAAGAACCTGCTCAGTGCCTTTTTGGCAGGGGCGCAGCCCCGTGAGCCGGCCGCCTACTAGGCGCGGCGAGGCGTCATAGTGGTGCTACGGCAACGAGCTGCAACCACGTAGGCGGCCGGCTCACGGGGCTGCCCACAGGGTTCGGTCGAGAAGGGCGCATTGCGGCGTTGCGGCGCTTGCTCAAGGGCCCACCTTGAGCGGCGCGCCGCGCCTTGCACTGCATCCCTTCTCGACAGAACGCCCCTGCCAAAAAGGCACTGAACAGGTTCTAACGACGCCACGTCCAATCCAGTATGCGCCGGATATTGACCATTCTCTTGCCATGCAGCGCTTTCTTGTCGTTACCGGGCTGATTTTGCTGATCGCCGGGCTGGCCTGGCCGTGGCTGTCGAAACTGCCGTTCGGCCGCCTGCCGGGCGATATCCATATCGTGCGGGAAGGGTTCAGCTTCCACTTCCCATCGTGACCGGCATCGTGGTGTCGGCGCTGGTGTCGCTGCTGCTGTGGATTTTCCGGCGCTGAATTACCCGCTTACCAGCGCGAATAATGGTCCTCGGTGACGCCGACGAGCCGCTCGACCCTGCGCGGCGCGGCGCCGGGCGCGGCTTTCACCCAGCCGGAAAAATGGCCGATCGGCTGGATGTAGCGCGACGCCGCCACCAGCAGATTCTTGTCTTCGCGGCGCGCGCCTTCCGGCGTGAACTGCAGATCGAGCAAGCCGTCGTCGGTGCGGACCTGCCAGGGCGCGAGCGGCCGGGCGCGGTCGTAGTCGAAGCGCGCCTGCCCCAGCGGAATCAGGCGACCGTCCAGCCATAGGGCGTTTTCGTGATTGCCGAAGTAGCCGGCCTGCAAATTGAAGCCGAGCGCCAGGCTGTGCGCGGATGCCCATTGCCAGGAAGTCTCGCGCGCCAGCAAGCCGTTGGAATAATCGAAGCTGGCCACGCCGCCGTCCAGCCCGTAGCGCCGGCCCGCGACGCGCACTTCGCCTGTCAGCGGCATGCCCGGCGACTTTTGCGTGGCATGCACGGAGCCGCCGTCGACCGGGCCGACCGCCAGCAGCAGGGGACTGTCCGTCGCGGAAAACCCGGCATCGATCTCGAAGCCGCGGCAGCGCAGGCTCAACCGGTATTCGCCATCGCGGGCGCGAAAGTCGATGCGGCTGCCGGGCCAGCGGAACGTGCTCTCGCCGCCGGCTTGCGCGGCCACCCGCGCGCCCAGGCCCGGCAAGCCGTTCTGCGAATAGCCCGCGACTTCCGCGCGCACGATGCGGTCGAAGACATAGGCAAACGCGGTGCTGGTCCAGCCCAGGTCGACAATCGCGATGCCGCAAAACAGTTCTTCGGTGGCGAGCGCGACATACTGCCAGCGCTTGTGGTGGAAATGGCGCCACAGCGCGCCGCGGGCGTAGGGCGCGGCCAGGCGCGTCCAGTCGATGGCGGCCGTGGCGCCGGCAAACCGGCCGAAGCGCGGGTGCCCGTCGGCGTCGGGAACGGCGGGCGGCGCCGGCGGCAGCGGGGCGTCGGCGGTTTGCGCAAGCGGCGTCGATAAGGGCATGGCGTTCGGGCTCCGTCAGAAATTGATGCGTCCGGGCAAAAGCATCGCAGATTGTCATCGCCGGCGCGCCGAGAAATCTCAAGCCCCGGTGCCGGCTCCTACGGCTGGGTCGCCAGCCGCAGCACCGCATCGCGCGCGGCCCGCTCCAGGCCTTCCAGCTCGGGGCGCTTGGGCCGGTTACGCACACGGAACAGCATCAAGCCCTCCATCTGCGCCACGATCAGCGCGGCGCGCACCATGTATTCCTGGTCGGAGATGTCCGGCGACATGCCGCGGATCAGGTTGAAAATGCCCTTGCGTTCGCGCGCCTGCATGCGCTCCATCAGGGTCGACGCGAACGTGTTGCGCGTGGCCAGCGCCCAGAATTCGAAAAACATGCCGCGCATGAGCGGCGCGCCCAACTCCTCGAGGAACATGTCGACCGCCGACAGGAACTGATCCACGCGCGAGGCGCCCGCCATCGACGCAGTGATGCCGTCGATCTTTTCCTGGAACTGGTTGAGCGTGTCGAGCAGCACCGCTTCCACCAGCGCATCCTTGCTATGGTAGTAGTGCTGGACGTTGGACAGGCTGATGCCGGCCTGGGCGGCGACGCGCCGCATCGACAGGCCGCCGTAGCCGTCCGCCGCGAAAATCTCGCGCGCCGCCTGCAAGATGTCGCGCGCGCGCTCGTAGCCCTTTTCTGTGGTGCTGGAGGTTTTCCGTTGGAGCGAGCTTTTCAGGGCTGGAGTCATGGTGGCGCGGCAGGGTCGAGGCAGGCGCGATTATCCCATGTCCGTTGAAAAACCGTACAGTTGACCTATAATAAAATACTTTAGGTCGTCCGACCTATTATTGCAGGTTCAATCGGGGATGGAGGCAGGAAATGAAAGTATTTGTGTCGGGCGTGGGCATGATCCCGTTCGCCAAGCCGGGGGCGAGCGCCGGCTACCATGACATGGGCGCCGCCGCCGCGCGCCTGGCGCTGGAAGATGCCGGCCTCGGCTACGGCGACATCGAGCAGGCCTATGCCGGCTACGTGTACGGCGACTCGACCTGCGGCCAGAAGGCGCTCTACCAGGTCGGCATGAGCGGCATCCCGATCGTCAATGTCAACAACAACTGCTCGACCGGGTCGACCGCGCTATTCCTGGCGCGCCAGGCGATCGCCTCCGGCGCGGCCGACTGCGTGCTGGCGCTGGGCTTCGAGCAGATGAGCCCGGGCGCGCTGGGATCGGTGTTTCGCGACCGGCCGGCGCCGTTCGACGATTTCGACGCGGTCACCGACCGCCTGGTCGGCATGCCGGAAATTCCGCTGGCGCTGCGCTATTTCGGCGGCGCCGGCCTGTCCCACATGAAGAAATACGGCACCAGGCTCGAGACCTTCGCCAAGATCCGCGCCAAGGCCAGCCGCCACGCGGCCAACAATCCGCTCGCGCTGTTTCGCAAGGTAGTGAGCGAGGAAGACGTGATGGCCGCGCCGATGCTGTGGCCGGGCGTGATGACGCGCCTGATGGCGTGCCCGCCGACCTGCGGGGCAGCCGCGGCCGTGCTGGTGTCCGAGCGTTTCGCGAAGCAGCGCGGCTTGAAGGCCGACGTGCGCATCGCCGCGCAGGCGATGACGACCGACCGCCCCGGCACCTTCGATTCGGGCGACATGATGCGGCTGGTCGGCTTCGACATGGCAAAAGAAGCGGCCGACAAGGTGTACCGGGAAGCGGGCATCGGCCCGGAGGGCATCGACGTGGTGGAGCTGCACGACTGCTTCGCGCAGAACGAACTGATCAGCTACGAGGCGCTCGGGCTGTGCCCGGAAGGCGGCGCGGAAAAATTCGTGTGCGACGGCGACAACACCTATGGTGGCAAGGTCGTGACCAATCCGTCCGGCGGGCTGCTGTCGAAGGGCCACCCGCTGGGCGCCACCGGCCTGGCGCAATGTTATGAACTGACGCACCAGCTGCGCGGCACCGCGCGCGAGCGCCAGGTGGAGGGCGCGCGCGTGGCGCTGCAGCACAACCTCGGCCTGGGCGGTGCGTGCGTGGTGACGATGTACTGCGCGCAGTGACGTTCCATTCTCCCGCCGGCGGGAGAGGGAACTCCTTTTCTTCGAACTAACGTAAAAAAACCAAACCCGGAGACACACATGACCTACACCTCCCCCTGGATGAACCCCGAACTGGACGGCTTTCGCGACGCGGTGCGCCGCTTCGTCGCCGCCGAAATCACGCCGCACCAGGACGCATGGCGCAAGCAGCAGCATGTGGACCGCGCGCTGTGGCGCAAGGCCGGCGAGCTCGGCATCCTGCTGGCCGACATCCCGGATGCCTACGGCGGATCGGACGGCAGCTTCGCGCACCAGTCGATCGTGTTCGAGGAACTGGCGTACGCCGGCGACACCGCGTTCGGCATCCATGTGCATGCCATCGTGGCGCACTATCTGCTCAACCAGGGCACGGAAGAACAAAAACAGAAATATCTGCCGAAGCTGGCCTCGGGCGAGATGGTGGCGGCGATCGCCATGAGCGAGCCTGGCGCCGGCTCCGACCTGAAAGGCATCCGCACCACCGCGATCCGGGACGGTGACGGCTATCTGCTCAACGGCTCGAAGATCTTCATCTCGAACGGCTACCTGGCCGACCTGATCCTGGTGGTCGCCAAGACCGAGCCGCAAGCCGGCGCCAAGGGCGTGTCGCTGCTACTCCTGGAAACCCGTGACTGCGCGGGCTTCAAGGTCGGCCGCATCCTGGAAAAGCTCGGCCAGAAGGGGCAGGATACCTGCGAGCTGTTCTTCGACAATGTGCGCGTGCCGCTGCAAAACGTGCTGGGCGGCGTCGAGGGGCGCGGTTTCGCGCAGCTGATGAACGAGCTGCCCTACGAGCGCACCATCCTCGGCGTGTCCGGCGTGGCCTCGATCGAGCGCGCGCTGCAGCTGACCGTCGAGCACGCGCGCGAGCGCCGCGCTTTCGGCCAGGCCTTGCTCGACATGCAGAACACGCGCTTCGTGCTGGCCGAAATCAAGACCGAGGCGACGGTGGCGCGCACCTTCGTCGACCGCTGCATCGTCGACATGGTGGAGGACCGCATGGATACCGTGCTGGCCTCGATGGCGAAGTACTGGATCTCCGACCTGCAATGCTCGGTGGTCGACCGCTGCCTGCAGCTGTTCGGCGGCTACGGCTACATGCTCGAATACCCGATCGCGCAGATGTATGCCGACGCGCGCGTGCAGCGCATCTACGGCGGCGCGAATGAAATCATGAAGGAAATCATCGCGCGCTCGCTGTAACCGGCCGGGTCGCGCCGCTAGCGCCGCCAGCACCGGGCGCCGGCCCGTCGCTGGCGGGCCGGCGCGCTTGGCTTGCGATGTCTGCCTAATTTTGTACCGCTTGCTTTACATTAAGAAAAAGCCGCCCTATATTGTTCGTAAGACATAGTACTGCTGTGCAGTACAGATTTGCGGTTTGATAAAAAAACAATGAAAAGCAACGCAGTGATGCAACTCGCCTGCACAGAAACCGTCTGAAGACGCGGAAAACGATTCTGCACAGCAGAATCGTCGTGAGGGCGTGTTACCCGCTCAGCCCTCGACTCTCAATTGATGGGAAGCGGCGCAAATGCCGCTTCCCTCATCCCGCACGCAGTGACCCTGCATGCGTCATGCAATGCCGTATCGGCCGGCGTTTTCCCGGCTGGCGCGGGCGGCACATCACATAAAAAACCAATTGCCATTCATGGAGACAACAATGAGGAATACTTCGGCGCGCAACACCATCTTCCACACGCTGGCGGTTGCCGGCGCCATCCTGGCCGCAAGCATGTCGGCCGGCCCGGCAGCGGCCCAGACCACCACGTTTGCCGCGAGCTACAACGGCGCTGGCGTGCTCGGCGGATCGTGCGGCAGCACCTACAATATTTCCGGGGTCGAGCCGTCGGCCACCGGCACCTACCCGGTTTTCATCTACATGGTCGGCACCAGCGAGTCGTACAACAACGCCGCCGCCATGGCCGCCGTCAACGACATGGCGAGCAAGGGCTATGTCGCCGCCACCGTCGACTACGCCACGTCCCAGTTCGGCAACTGCTCGGTGCTGTCGTCCAAGTCGAGCTGCATCTTCTCGCCCAACAGCAGCGTCAGCGCCGTGTCCCAGCTGTGCTCGCGCGCCAAGGCCGACTGCAGCAAGGGCATCGTGGTGGCCGGCTTCAGCCAGGGTTCGGTGCTGGCGCTGCTGGCGAAGAATTACGATGCGCGGGTGCAGGCGGCATACGGCATGGGGATGAGCAACGTCTATTCGACCTATGACCTGTCGTCCTGCGTTTCCAACGGCAACCGCACGCTGCAGAGCGACCGCCTGCGCGCGGTCGACGGCGAGCGTGACAACTTCGCCGGCGGCTCGCAATCGGCGGTGCAGTCGTCGCTGCAAAACGTGACCGGCGTGACCTGCAAGAGCGGCTCTTATTCCTGCCTGACCAGCAATAACAGTGGCTGGATCATCGTCAAGAACACGCAGGTGCAGGACGGTTCGGCCGACCATTGCTACATGCGCAAGTCGGGCGACTGCCTCGGCAGCCAGAGCAGCCTCGACTCCGGCTGGCAGTCGGGCACCGCAAGCTGGGAGATGGATCCCAACCTGCAGTGGCTGACCAATTTCACGACCAAGTAAGCAGCGCGCCGGCTCTCAATGGCCGTCGTGGCGGCCGGCGGCGACCTGGGACGACACGGTCGCCGCGCCGTCCCCGGCGTCGGGCGCGCCCTGCCACTGCAGCCACCAGAATCCCAGCACGGCGGCCAGCAGCAACGCCGCCACGCTGCGCCAGGCGCTGCGGATGCCTTCCTGCGGGCGGCCCTGCTTGCGGCCGGTGATCATGGCGCGCACCAGGTTTTCGCGGTGCAGGCGGCTGCTGACGACCACCGCCGCGACATGCACGCCGACGATGGCCAGCATCAGGCTGGCGGCGCCCTCGTGCAGATCTTCCAGCCACTCGCCGCCGATTTCGTTGTAGGTAGCCCAGCCTGCCGCCGTCACCAGCGCCGTCAGCGCCAGCAGCGCGACGATGGCCAGCGCGCCGGCCGGATTGTGCCCGGTATGGTGCTCGGGGCGGCCGCGCAAGAGCGAACCCAGGTAGCGCATGACGGCCCCCGGTCCGCGCACGAAGTCCGAGAAGCGCGCGTAGCGGGTGCCGACCACGCCCCACAGGATGCGGAAGACGACCAGCCCGGCCATGGTGTAGCCCAGGCTCACGTGCACCAGCCGCCAGCGTTCGCTCTCGGCGGTGAGATATGCGCCGGCGAACGACAGCACCATCAGCCAGTGGAACACCCGCACCGGAGCGTCCCAGACCAGGATGCGGCGGGCTTGCGGATCGGCGCCTGTTTCGGGCGCGGTGGCAGGCGCATCAGCGCGGGATACGGACGTAGTCTTCATCGAAATCTCCTTGGTCGGCTCGGGTATGGCAGGCGGCGCAATTGGACGGGCTCTTCACCGCCGCGCGCTTCCAGACGGCGGCGGGAACTTCGTCGTGCTTGCGCACAAACCAGGCGGAACGGGTGATGCGGTCTTGCGGCGGCGCTTCGCTCACGCGCCGCTCGCTGCCGGCGTTGGCCGTGAGCCAGGCCGACAGTTGCTGCACCGTGGCCGCATCGAGCGAGGCATCGGTGCCGAAGTGGCGCGGCAGGTTGTGCATCAGGCGCTGCCAGGATGCGGCCGGCAGCATGCCTGGCGGGTAGGCGACGTGGCAGGAAGAACACTCCTGCTGGTAGGCGGGCAAGAGCGGCACGCGCGTGCCGTGGTGTCCGTCGGCCAGGGCCGCGCCGGCGGCGCCCATCGATGCGGCAAACAGGATGAAACAGCGAAGTCGAAACGGCATGGTCAATTCTCCTTGAGAACGCATACAGGGCATCAGGGCTTGAGCGTCATCAGCCAGCTCAGCACGTCGGCCTTTTCGGCCGGCGTGCATGCGCGACCCACGACGTCGTTGCAATTGCGGCGGAACCATTTCTCGCTCTTGGCCGCGTCGCTGAAGCGCTCGGGATTGAAGGCCGGCGCCAGCGGGCGGATCGGCTTGCCGGTGGCCGCGTGCTTGCCGGTCTGGGTAGGGAGGTCGCCGTGGCAGGACGAGCAACTCCATTCATGACCGTGGCGGGTGGTAAAAAACTGCCGGCCGCGCTCGGGCGACGCGGGTGCGCCGGCTTCGGCCGTGTAGCCGGCCAACAGCTCGGCGGGGGCGGCGCCTTGCGCGGCCGCAGGCAGGCCGCACGCCAGCGCCAGCGCAGCGCACGACAGCAGCGGGAATCGGTACGGGGTATTCGGATGCATGGCAACTCCTTGACAGAGGAGTTGCCATGATCTGGCGCGAATCTTAAGGCGAACTTAAGCGACTATCGTGTCCTGGCAGCGGCTTCCCCCGCTCCGGAATGACGGTTTTTTATTGGCGCACTGGCTGAGGTTCCCGGCCGCCTGAAGCCGGCTCGCCCTGATCGCGCGAAACCGCGTTGCCTCCGCCTTTGCGGAATTCATCGGGCGTGACACCCAGCATGCGGCGGAACATGGCGATAAAGGCGGAAGCGCTTCCGTAACCAAGATCGAACGCCACTTTTTCCACTGTCTGACCGGCTTCGAGCAAGGGCATTGCCTTGACGATCCGAAGCCGCTGCCGCCATTCAATGAAAGACATTCCCAAGTCGCGCTGGCAACGCCGCGTCAGCGTGCGCTCGGTCGTATTCGCTACGCGCGCAAGCTCCGGCAGCGATCGCGTATCGCCGGGATTGGCTTCCAGCATGCGCAACACCGGCCCCAGGACCGGGTCGTCCGAAGCGGGAAGGTAGCTTCCCGCGCAGGCGGCGCCGGCAAGCTGGTCCAGGACCACCCGCAACAGCCGGTCGTGCGCCTCCGCTCCCTGCGCCTGCGGCGGATGGTCGCGCAGATGTTCGAGGGCCGCGCGCAAGAGGGGACTGACGGTCAGGG is a window from the Noviherbaspirillum sp. UKPF54 genome containing:
- a CDS encoding DUF2804 domain-containing protein; its protein translation is MPLSTPLAQTADAPLPPAPPAVPDADGHPRFGRFAGATAAIDWTRLAAPYARGALWRHFHHKRWQYVALATEELFCGIAIVDLGWTSTAFAYVFDRIVRAEVAGYSQNGLPGLGARVAAQAGGESTFRWPGSRIDFRARDGEYRLSLRCRGFEIDAGFSATDSPLLLAVGPVDGGSVHATQKSPGMPLTGEVRVAGRRYGLDGGVASFDYSNGLLARETSWQWASAHSLALGFNLQAGYFGNHENALWLDGRLIPLGQARFDYDRARPLAPWQVRTDDGLLDLQFTPEGARREDKNLLVAASRYIQPIGHFSGWVKAAPGAAPRRVERLVGVTEDHYSRW
- a CDS encoding cytochrome b/b6 domain-containing protein; translation: MKTTSVSRADAPATAPETGADPQARRILVWDAPVRVFHWLMVLSFAGAYLTAESERWRLVHVSLGYTMAGLVVFRILWGVVGTRYARFSDFVRGPGAVMRYLGSLLRGRPEHHTGHNPAGALAIVALLALTALVTAAGWATYNEIGGEWLEDLHEGAASLMLAIVGVHVAAVVVSSRLHRENLVRAMITGRKQGRPQEGIRSAWRSVAALLLAAVLGFWWLQWQGAPDAGDGAATVSSQVAAGRHDGH
- a CDS encoding acyl-CoA dehydrogenase family protein, translating into MTYTSPWMNPELDGFRDAVRRFVAAEITPHQDAWRKQQHVDRALWRKAGELGILLADIPDAYGGSDGSFAHQSIVFEELAYAGDTAFGIHVHAIVAHYLLNQGTEEQKQKYLPKLASGEMVAAIAMSEPGAGSDLKGIRTTAIRDGDGYLLNGSKIFISNGYLADLILVVAKTEPQAGAKGVSLLLLETRDCAGFKVGRILEKLGQKGQDTCELFFDNVRVPLQNVLGGVEGRGFAQLMNELPYERTILGVSGVASIERALQLTVEHARERRAFGQALLDMQNTRFVLAEIKTEATVARTFVDRCIVDMVEDRMDTVLASMAKYWISDLQCSVVDRCLQLFGGYGYMLEYPIAQMYADARVQRIYGGANEIMKEIIARSL
- a CDS encoding DUF1924 domain-containing protein — its product is MHPNTPYRFPLLSCAALALACGLPAAAQGAAPAELLAGYTAEAGAPASPERGRQFFTTRHGHEWSCSSCHGDLPTQTGKHAATGKPIRPLAPAFNPERFSDAAKSEKWFRRNCNDVVGRACTPAEKADVLSWLMTLKP
- a CDS encoding helix-turn-helix domain-containing protein, translated to MKKPRARHLYRPPFSDALPAPIYFRSASIPAEAANPRHHHAWGELVYSFSGLMEVKLANRHYLAPPQYAVWLPPFVEHMGVNKYETTFCSVYIAEELCAALPKTTCALTVSPLLRAALEHLRDHPPQAQGAEAHDRLLRVVLDQLAGAACAGSYLPASDDPVLGPVLRMLEANPGDTRSLPELARVANTTERTLTRRCQRDLGMSFIEWRQRLRIVKAMPLLEAGQTVEKVAFDLGYGSASAFIAMFRRMLGVTPDEFRKGGGNAVSRDQGEPASGGREPQPVRQ
- the ftsH gene encoding ATP-dependent zinc metalloprotease FtsH, yielding MESQTKLNLWYLAFALLGVLMLRDVWLMTREVEPLPYSQFIQELKAGNVDEIAIDPNVIRGTLRRPLKTGGPTEFVTTRVETDLAHDLAQYNVKFAGVIPNTLLRDVLGWVVPVAIFFGLWMLIIRRMAEKNGFGGGLLSIGKSKAKIYVETDVRTSFDDVAGVDEAKEELHEVVHFLRDPQRYGRLGARIPKGVLLVGPPGTGKTMLARAVAGEAGVPFFSISGSEFVEMFVGVGAARVRDLFEQARQKAPAIIFIDELDALGRARNSYGVGGHDEKEQTLNQLLAELDGFDPTSGLVLLAATNRPEILDPALLRAGRFDRQILVDRPDKPGRLAILNVHIRKIKTGPDVDREKIAALTPGFSGADIANLVNEAALLATRRGRDAVTMDDFNGAIERIVAGLEKKNRLLNPQERNIVAHHEMGHALVALSLPGTDPVHKVSIIPRGVGALGYTLQRPIEDRFLMTRQELERKMAVLLGGRAAEQIVFGHLSTGAADDLVKVADIARSMVTRYGMDEQLGNLAYEEERHALLGVEQIERRGRNYSEQTAREIDCAVREIVAKAYADALAILDARRGLLEQAAARLLEKETLGEEDLARLRAALPEA
- a CDS encoding TetR/AcrR family transcriptional regulator, giving the protein MTPALKSSLQRKTSSTTEKGYERARDILQAAREIFAADGYGGLSMRRVAAQAGISLSNVQHYYHSKDALVEAVLLDTLNQFQEKIDGITASMAGASRVDQFLSAVDMFLEELGAPLMRGMFFEFWALATRNTFASTLMERMQARERKGIFNLIRGMSPDISDQEYMVRAALIVAQMEGLMLFRVRNRPKRPELEGLERAARDAVLRLATQP
- a CDS encoding lipid-transfer protein; the protein is MKVFVSGVGMIPFAKPGASAGYHDMGAAAARLALEDAGLGYGDIEQAYAGYVYGDSTCGQKALYQVGMSGIPIVNVNNNCSTGSTALFLARQAIASGAADCVLALGFEQMSPGALGSVFRDRPAPFDDFDAVTDRLVGMPEIPLALRYFGGAGLSHMKKYGTRLETFAKIRAKASRHAANNPLALFRKVVSEEDVMAAPMLWPGVMTRLMACPPTCGAAAAVLVSERFAKQRGLKADVRIAAQAMTTDRPGTFDSGDMMRLVGFDMAKEAADKVYREAGIGPEGIDVVELHDCFAQNELISYEALGLCPEGGAEKFVCDGDNTYGGKVVTNPSGGLLSKGHPLGATGLAQCYELTHQLRGTARERQVEGARVALQHNLGLGGACVVTMYCAQ
- a CDS encoding diheme cytochrome c; the protein is MPFRLRCFILFAASMGAAGAALADGHHGTRVPLLPAYQQECSSCHVAYPPGMLPAASWQRLMHNLPRHFGTDASLDAATVQQLSAWLTANAGSERRVSEAPPQDRITRSAWFVRKHDEVPAAVWKRAAVKSPSNCAACHTRADQGDFDEDYVRIPR